One window from the genome of Microbulbifer sp. ALW1 encodes:
- the speB gene encoding agmatinase, whose product MHQEDPNIFLGSEIEQPKPEDALFHILPIPYEETVSYGGGTGKGPSSIIEASHQLETYDNFSYPCELGIYTRDAVDVSGSAEQVMENIASATSEILKLGKMPVGIGGEHSVTWGIIKGYLDAGITDFGVVQIDAHADLRDRYEGHKHSHASVMRLVCEAGIPLYQLGIRAYCEEEMEARKQYGVHYLDAHQLVPTQVQSIELPQDFPSKVFFTLDIDGMDPSVFPSTGTPVPGGLGWYQTLNLFESVAKQREIIGFDLLEFAPIEGFHAYEFGAAQLLYKLMGIVQRNRT is encoded by the coding sequence ATGCACCAAGAAGACCCCAATATTTTCCTCGGCTCTGAAATCGAGCAGCCTAAGCCGGAAGATGCCCTGTTCCATATCCTGCCGATTCCGTATGAAGAAACCGTCTCCTACGGCGGCGGCACCGGTAAAGGGCCCTCATCCATCATCGAAGCGTCCCACCAGCTGGAGACCTACGACAACTTCTCCTATCCCTGCGAGCTGGGCATCTACACCCGCGACGCCGTGGATGTCAGCGGCTCCGCAGAGCAGGTAATGGAAAACATCGCCAGCGCCACCAGCGAAATCCTGAAGCTCGGCAAAATGCCCGTGGGAATTGGCGGTGAACACTCGGTCACCTGGGGCATCATCAAAGGCTACCTGGACGCCGGCATCACCGACTTCGGCGTGGTACAGATCGACGCCCACGCCGACCTTCGCGATCGCTACGAGGGACACAAGCACAGTCACGCCAGCGTCATGCGCCTGGTGTGCGAGGCGGGGATCCCGCTGTACCAGCTGGGCATCCGCGCCTACTGCGAAGAAGAGATGGAAGCGCGTAAACAGTACGGCGTGCACTATCTCGACGCCCACCAGTTGGTGCCGACCCAGGTGCAGTCCATCGAGCTGCCACAAGACTTCCCCAGCAAGGTGTTCTTCACCCTGGATATCGACGGCATGGATCCATCGGTCTTCCCGTCCACCGGCACCCCGGTACCCGGCGGTCTCGGCTGGTACCAGACCCTGAACCTGTTCGAGTCCGTGGCCAAACAGCGCGAGATTATCGGCTTCGACCTGCTGGAATTCGCCCCCATCGAAGGTTTCCACGCCTATGAGTTCGGCGCGGCTCAGCTACTCTACAAGCTGATGGGGATAGTCCAGCGCAACCGCACCTGA
- a CDS encoding saccharopine dehydrogenase family protein, translating to MANVLIVGAGGVGQVVAHKCAQVEEVFENITLASRTKSKCDKIADMLPRKINTAEVDADNVGEMVALIEKVKPDMVINVALPYQDLHIMDACLETGVHYLDTANYEPPEEAKFEYSWQWAYQDKFEKAGLMALLGSGFDPGVTSVFTAYAKKHHFDRIKTLDILDCNAGDHGLPFATNFNPEINIREITANGRYWEDGKWITTKPMEEKRVFEFPEGIGEKDLYLLYHEELESLSKHFPEIERARFWMTFGASYLKHLEVLQNVGMTSIEPIEFQGQQIVPIQFLKALLPDPASLGPLTKGKTCIGNIIKGTPQGGGEDKIYYVYNICDHQECFKEVQSQAISYTTGVPAMIGAKMMMEGKWMKPGVWNMEQLDPDPFMADLNKYGLPWQETWLDKPFV from the coding sequence ATGGCCAATGTTCTGATTGTCGGCGCCGGCGGCGTCGGTCAGGTGGTTGCACACAAGTGCGCGCAGGTGGAAGAGGTGTTCGAGAACATCACCCTCGCCAGCCGCACCAAATCCAAATGCGACAAGATCGCCGATATGCTGCCGCGCAAGATCAACACTGCGGAAGTAGACGCCGATAACGTCGGGGAAATGGTCGCGCTGATCGAAAAGGTCAAACCGGACATGGTCATCAACGTGGCCCTGCCCTACCAGGACCTGCACATCATGGATGCCTGCCTGGAAACCGGCGTGCACTACCTGGACACCGCCAACTACGAGCCGCCGGAAGAGGCCAAGTTCGAGTACAGCTGGCAGTGGGCCTACCAGGACAAGTTCGAAAAAGCCGGCCTGATGGCACTGCTGGGCAGTGGTTTTGACCCCGGCGTAACCAGCGTGTTTACCGCCTATGCCAAGAAGCACCACTTCGACCGCATCAAGACCCTAGACATCCTGGACTGTAACGCCGGCGATCACGGCCTGCCGTTTGCCACCAACTTCAACCCGGAAATCAACATTCGCGAAATCACCGCGAATGGCCGCTACTGGGAAGACGGCAAATGGATCACCACCAAGCCGATGGAAGAAAAGCGGGTGTTCGAATTCCCCGAAGGTATTGGCGAAAAAGACCTCTACCTGCTGTACCACGAAGAGCTGGAATCCCTTTCCAAGCACTTCCCGGAAATCGAGCGCGCGCGCTTCTGGATGACCTTTGGTGCCAGCTACCTGAAGCACCTGGAAGTGCTGCAGAATGTGGGCATGACCAGCATCGAGCCGATTGAATTCCAGGGCCAGCAAATTGTACCGATTCAGTTCCTGAAAGCGCTGCTGCCGGATCCGGCGAGCCTGGGTCCGCTGACCAAGGGTAAAACCTGTATCGGCAACATCATCAAGGGTACCCCACAGGGCGGTGGCGAAGACAAGATTTACTACGTCTACAACATCTGCGATCACCAGGAGTGCTTCAAGGAAGTCCAGTCCCAGGCGATTTCCTACACCACCGGCGTACCGGCGATGATTGGCGCCAAGATGATGATGGAAGGCAAGTGGATGAAGCCCGGCGTGTGGAACATGGAACAGCTGGACCCGGATCCCTTTATGGCCGACCTCAACAAGTACGGCCTGCCTTGGCAGGAAACCTGGCTGGACAAGCCTTTCGTGTAA
- the speA gene encoding biosynthetic arginine decarboxylase — protein sequence MKQEQIENWTCEDSAELYGIRNWGAGYFNLNPSGEITVEVKNEAGDLHAVSLLDIAHGATERGLGMPLLVRFENLLDAQVARINNSFRSAIESSGYRNKFRGVFPIKVNQQCQVIEEIAKAGRQFGHGLEAGSKAELIAALSILDNTDALIVCNGYKDEEFINLGLQAQRLGVQVFFVVETPSEVDTIIRCAEREKVEPNIGVRVKLASKVGGYWNATSGDRSIFGLGSNDLIAMVDKLRDHDMLHCLKLLHYHLGSQVPNIRDIRTGVLEACRYYADLVEEGAAMGYLDLGGGLAVDYDGSKTNYTHSKNYSLDEYCVDVVEAIMGTLDSEGVEHPVIITESGRATVAYSSVLLFNILDTTSFEPIELEEDRIGEDAHPMLKNLQHALQSVTPKNLQESYNDGLYYRDEIRALYLHGQVSLRDRALAENLFLQCAQKIRKLLDEVEQVPIDLQALPEVLSDIYYANVSVFQSLPDIWAIDQLFPLVPVHRLNEAPTRSAIIADITCDCDGKIDRFIDRQDVRKTLPLHPLREGEEYILGTFLVGAYQETLGDLHNLFGDTNVVSVRIDEDGHVDYSREIQGDSIADVLSYVEYSPQDLFERFRKLAEKAVKEKRITAQQRKDILHTYTASMSGYTYFEK from the coding sequence ATGAAACAAGAACAGATCGAAAACTGGACCTGCGAAGACTCCGCAGAGCTGTACGGCATCCGCAACTGGGGCGCCGGTTATTTCAATTTGAATCCGTCCGGCGAGATAACGGTTGAAGTCAAAAACGAGGCCGGCGACTTGCACGCCGTGTCTCTGCTCGACATTGCCCACGGCGCTACCGAGCGCGGCCTCGGCATGCCATTGCTGGTGCGTTTCGAGAATCTGCTCGACGCCCAGGTTGCGCGCATTAACAACTCCTTCCGCAGCGCCATCGAGAGCAGTGGCTACCGCAACAAATTCCGCGGCGTTTTCCCGATCAAGGTGAACCAGCAGTGCCAGGTGATCGAGGAGATCGCCAAGGCCGGTCGCCAGTTCGGTCACGGCCTGGAAGCGGGCAGCAAGGCAGAGCTGATTGCGGCACTGTCGATCCTCGACAATACCGACGCGCTGATTGTGTGCAACGGCTACAAGGACGAAGAGTTCATCAACCTGGGCCTTCAGGCACAGCGCCTTGGCGTACAGGTATTCTTCGTGGTGGAAACCCCCTCCGAGGTGGACACCATCATCCGCTGTGCCGAGCGCGAAAAGGTAGAGCCGAACATCGGTGTAAGGGTCAAACTTGCCAGCAAAGTGGGCGGCTACTGGAATGCCACCAGTGGCGACCGCAGTATTTTCGGTCTCGGCAGTAACGACCTGATCGCGATGGTGGACAAACTGCGCGACCACGACATGCTGCACTGCCTGAAGCTGCTGCACTACCATCTGGGATCGCAGGTACCGAACATCCGCGACATCCGCACCGGCGTGCTGGAAGCCTGCCGCTACTACGCCGACCTGGTGGAAGAAGGTGCAGCCATGGGCTACCTGGACCTGGGTGGCGGCCTGGCGGTGGACTACGATGGATCCAAGACCAACTACACCCACTCCAAGAACTACTCCCTGGACGAGTACTGCGTGGACGTGGTGGAAGCCATCATGGGCACCCTGGACAGCGAGGGCGTGGAACACCCGGTGATCATTACCGAATCGGGTCGCGCCACGGTAGCCTACTCGTCGGTGCTGCTGTTCAATATTCTGGACACCACCAGCTTCGAACCCATCGAGCTGGAAGAAGACCGCATCGGTGAAGACGCGCACCCGATGCTGAAGAATCTGCAGCACGCGCTGCAGAGTGTGACACCGAAGAATTTGCAGGAAAGTTACAACGACGGGCTCTACTACCGCGATGAAATCCGCGCTCTCTATCTGCACGGCCAGGTAAGCCTGCGGGATCGTGCGCTGGCGGAAAACCTGTTCCTGCAGTGCGCGCAGAAAATTCGCAAACTGCTGGACGAAGTGGAGCAGGTACCGATAGACCTGCAGGCACTGCCCGAGGTGCTGTCCGACATTTATTACGCGAATGTGAGCGTGTTCCAGTCGCTGCCGGATATCTGGGCGATTGATCAGCTGTTCCCGCTGGTGCCGGTACACCGCCTGAATGAGGCGCCGACCCGTTCGGCAATCATTGCGGATATTACCTGCGACTGCGACGGCAAGATCGACCGCTTTATCGATCGCCAGGATGTGCGCAAGACATTGCCGCTGCATCCATTGAGGGAAGGCGAAGAATATATTCTGGGAACTTTCCTGGTAGGTGCGTATCAGGAAACACTGGGTGACCTGCACAACCTGTTTGGTGATACCAATGTGGTGAGCGTGCGGATCGACGAGGACGGCCATGTGGATTACAGCCGTGAGATCCAGGGTGACAGCATCGCCGATGTACTCAGCTATGTAGAGTACTCGCCGCAGGATCTGTTCGAGCGTTTCCGCAAACTGGCGGAAAAAGCGGTAAAAGAGAAGCGTATCACCGCGCAGCAGCGTAAGGATATTTTGCATACTTACACGGCAAGCATGAGCGGTTACACCTACTTCGAGAAATAA
- the nspC gene encoding carboxynorspermidine decarboxylase produces MDLTPRKDYFGEFDPSRVPTPCFVVDEIALRDNLEVLADVQKRSGAKVLAALKAFSMFSIGHIVAEYLSGTCASGINEAKLGFEEYGGRDLGKEVHVFSAGYKEQELKEILGFAHHVIFNSFSQWKRYKDICLEAQKQRPELQFGLRINPEHSEGHTPIYDPCAPCSRLGIVRSLFEGEDLTGISGLHFHTLCEQDFKPLERTIKAVEEKFGDLIPQMQWINFGGGHHITRCDYQVEELISAVKAFSEKHKVQVYLEPGEAVALFCGVLVGEVVDLTWNGKNQAILDVSATCHMPDVIEMPYRPEITGACLPEELPHAYQLGGQSCLAGDRIGEYSFAEPLNIGDRIVFEEMAYYTMVKTNTFNGIPLPSIALWNSDTDELRVIKEFGYEDFKNRLS; encoded by the coding sequence ATGGATCTGACGCCCCGCAAAGACTACTTTGGCGAATTCGACCCCAGCCGTGTGCCTACCCCCTGTTTCGTGGTGGATGAAATCGCCCTGCGCGACAACCTCGAAGTGCTGGCCGACGTGCAAAAACGCAGCGGCGCCAAGGTACTCGCGGCATTGAAAGCCTTTTCCATGTTCAGCATCGGCCATATCGTTGCTGAATACCTAAGTGGCACCTGTGCCAGCGGCATCAATGAAGCAAAACTGGGCTTTGAAGAGTACGGCGGCAGGGATCTCGGAAAAGAGGTACACGTATTCAGTGCCGGCTACAAAGAGCAGGAATTAAAAGAAATTCTGGGCTTTGCCCACCACGTAATATTCAATTCTTTTTCCCAGTGGAAGCGCTACAAAGACATATGCTTGGAAGCGCAAAAACAGCGCCCGGAATTGCAGTTCGGATTACGGATCAATCCGGAGCATTCGGAAGGCCACACGCCGATTTACGATCCCTGTGCGCCCTGTTCGCGCCTCGGCATCGTGCGTTCACTGTTTGAAGGGGAAGACCTGACCGGCATCAGCGGCCTGCATTTCCACACTTTGTGTGAGCAGGATTTCAAACCGCTGGAGCGCACCATCAAAGCGGTGGAAGAAAAGTTTGGCGACCTGATTCCGCAGATGCAGTGGATCAATTTTGGTGGCGGCCACCATATCACCCGCTGCGATTATCAGGTAGAAGAGCTGATCAGCGCGGTGAAAGCGTTTTCCGAAAAACACAAGGTGCAGGTTTACCTGGAACCCGGTGAAGCGGTCGCGCTTTTCTGTGGCGTACTGGTGGGTGAAGTGGTCGACCTGACCTGGAATGGCAAGAACCAGGCAATCCTCGATGTTTCCGCCACCTGCCATATGCCGGATGTGATCGAGATGCCTTACCGCCCGGAAATTACCGGTGCCTGCCTGCCGGAAGAGCTTCCCCACGCCTATCAGTTAGGCGGACAGAGTTGCCTAGCGGGCGATCGCATTGGCGAGTACAGTTTTGCCGAGCCGCTTAACATTGGTGACCGGATTGTGTTTGAAGAGATGGCCTATTACACCATGGTCAAAACCAACACGTTCAATGGCATACCACTGCCTTCCATTGCCTTATGGAATTCGGATACCGATGAATTGCGCGTGATCAAAGAATTTGGATACGAGGACTTCAAGAACCGTCTGTCCTAA
- the panC gene encoding pantoate--beta-alanine ligase — protein MQVFHHVASLRDALAEARRDGKTIGFVPTMGNLHDAHIELVRLAQQQCDLVVVSIFVNRLQFGLNEDWDTYPRTMQEDMARLRAANCDYLFHPDESEIYPNGMDQQTKVICPAMTDVLCGASRPGHFEGVTTVVAKLFNIVQPNKAVFGIKDFQQLAVIRRMVEDLCMPVEVVAAPVHRETDGLAMSSRNGYLTEEERPKVAILNQSLNWARTEIENGRRDFAALEDEARTRIENAGFKVDYFSICNSKDLQPAAHDDREITLLGAMYTSGARLIDNVSLSM, from the coding sequence ATGCAAGTTTTTCACCATGTGGCCAGCCTGCGCGACGCGCTGGCAGAGGCCCGCCGCGATGGCAAGACCATCGGTTTCGTGCCCACCATGGGCAATCTCCACGACGCACATATCGAGCTGGTCAGGCTGGCTCAACAGCAATGTGACCTGGTGGTGGTCTCCATCTTCGTCAACCGCCTGCAATTTGGCCTGAACGAGGACTGGGACACCTACCCCCGCACCATGCAGGAAGATATGGCCAGACTCCGCGCGGCCAACTGTGACTACCTGTTCCACCCCGACGAAAGTGAGATCTACCCCAATGGCATGGACCAGCAGACCAAGGTGATCTGCCCGGCCATGACCGATGTGCTCTGCGGCGCGAGCCGTCCGGGACACTTCGAGGGCGTTACCACGGTGGTGGCAAAGCTGTTCAACATCGTGCAGCCGAACAAGGCGGTTTTCGGTATCAAGGATTTCCAGCAGCTGGCGGTGATCCGGCGCATGGTGGAAGACCTGTGTATGCCGGTAGAGGTAGTGGCGGCACCGGTGCACCGGGAGACGGATGGCCTGGCAATGAGCTCGCGCAATGGCTATCTCACCGAAGAGGAGCGCCCGAAGGTAGCGATTCTGAACCAGTCATTGAACTGGGCGCGTACCGAAATCGAAAATGGTCGCCGGGACTTTGCGGCGCTGGAGGATGAAGCCAGGACGCGGATCGAAAACGCGGGCTTCAAGGTGGACTATTTCTCCATCTGCAACAGCAAGGATTTGCAGCCGGCGGCACACGATGACCGCGAGATCACACTACTGGGGGCTATGTACACCAGCGGTGCTCGCCTGATCGATAACGTATCTTTGAGTATGTGA
- a CDS encoding winged helix-turn-helix domain-containing protein produces MKAYTKVPPLPADRARALVLARQYVYNPWPDDVGGLIGHLGALQLDAIQVITRAHLHQLHTRLPRLREAGIIRALADAERQRHIFEYWSHAAAYLPMEDYRFARLRMDSIREGQKHWFEKNAKLCRFVLDRIRAEGPLRASDFVRTKGGWWTWSEEKKALEQLFHEGELMVSHREGFQKVFDLPERLLPATVETAAASPAEYGRYLVRTYLRAQGIGRTGEIGYLRKHDKPLVAGAVEEMLASGELARLGEELVLVEDLECEPPPVPRKVRLLSPFDPLVLQRKRLKRLFNFDYQLECYVPAARRKFGYFCLPILYRDGFAGVVDLKADREAGILRIKALHWCETPKSGLLAGFNKALGDFARYHGLAAEGP; encoded by the coding sequence TTGAAAGCCTATACCAAAGTGCCACCACTGCCAGCGGATCGCGCCCGCGCACTGGTGTTGGCGCGCCAGTATGTATACAACCCCTGGCCCGACGATGTGGGCGGCTTGATCGGCCATCTCGGGGCGCTGCAGCTGGATGCCATACAGGTGATCACACGTGCGCATCTGCACCAGCTGCACACCCGGCTGCCGAGGCTGCGCGAAGCCGGGATAATCCGGGCACTGGCCGATGCAGAGCGGCAACGGCATATTTTTGAGTACTGGTCCCACGCCGCTGCCTACCTGCCCATGGAGGACTACCGGTTTGCGCGCCTGCGCATGGACAGTATTCGCGAGGGACAGAAACACTGGTTCGAGAAAAACGCCAAACTGTGCCGTTTTGTACTGGACCGGATTCGCGCCGAGGGGCCGCTCAGGGCCAGCGATTTCGTGCGCACCAAGGGTGGCTGGTGGACCTGGAGTGAAGAAAAGAAGGCGTTGGAGCAATTGTTCCACGAGGGCGAATTGATGGTGAGCCATCGCGAGGGTTTCCAGAAGGTGTTCGACCTGCCTGAGAGACTGTTGCCCGCAACTGTGGAAACCGCGGCGGCCAGCCCGGCAGAATACGGACGCTACCTGGTGCGAACCTATTTGCGTGCCCAGGGAATAGGGCGTACCGGCGAGATTGGATACCTGCGCAAACACGACAAGCCGCTGGTGGCGGGAGCGGTCGAGGAGATGCTGGCAAGCGGTGAGCTGGCCAGGCTGGGTGAGGAACTGGTTCTGGTGGAAGACCTGGAGTGTGAACCGCCGCCGGTGCCGCGCAAGGTGCGCCTGCTGTCACCTTTCGACCCTCTGGTCTTGCAGAGAAAGCGGCTCAAGCGCCTGTTCAATTTCGACTATCAGCTGGAATGCTACGTGCCAGCGGCCAGGCGAAAGTTTGGTTACTTCTGTCTGCCAATTCTGTATCGGGACGGGTTTGCCGGCGTGGTGGACCTGAAGGCGGATCGCGAGGCGGGAATACTGCGGATCAAGGCGCTGCACTGGTGCGAGACACCGAAGAGTGGGCTATTGGCCGGATTCAACAAGGCCCTCGGCGATTTCGCCCGCTATCACGGGCTGGCCGCCGAGGGCCCCTAG
- a CDS encoding DUF6515 family protein: MKTLITAITTASLLLVAGPALADRDDRHHRNDRDHKNRFVQEQRGHHNKVRDIENRKQNRDQSRQKQDHHKGGNNWRGDHNGNQDRNHTRKDDRKYVKYVGYDSRYDKNRHRDDRGHGHGYKHNDRHYKPRHKPHHRPHKHRWRPAHYGYGYRWTRLPQHYVSLTFGGLGYYFSDGIFYRPYGAGYTVAHAPVGALVHTLPTTAVTVSFNGLSYYTAYDTYYRWDNHRRGYLVVANPGFF; encoded by the coding sequence ATGAAAACACTGATCACTGCCATCACCACTGCCAGCCTGCTGCTGGTTGCCGGCCCGGCACTGGCGGACCGGGACGACCGCCACCACCGCAATGACCGCGACCACAAGAACCGGTTTGTCCAGGAGCAGCGCGGGCACCACAACAAGGTGCGCGATATCGAGAATCGCAAGCAGAATCGCGACCAGAGTCGTCAAAAGCAGGATCACCACAAAGGTGGAAACAACTGGCGTGGGGATCACAATGGCAACCAGGACAGAAACCACACGCGCAAGGATGACCGCAAATACGTGAAGTATGTGGGTTACGACTCCCGCTATGACAAGAATCGCCACCGGGACGATCGCGGACACGGGCACGGCTACAAGCACAATGACCGCCATTACAAACCCCGACATAAACCGCATCACCGCCCGCACAAGCACCGCTGGCGCCCGGCCCACTACGGCTATGGCTATCGCTGGACTCGCCTGCCGCAGCACTATGTAAGCCTGACGTTTGGCGGTCTGGGGTATTACTTCAGTGACGGTATCTTTTACCGTCCTTACGGCGCCGGCTATACCGTCGCCCACGCCCCGGTCGGTGCCCTGGTGCACACCTTGCCGACGACTGCGGTAACCGTAAGCTTCAACGGCCTCAGCTACTACACGGCTTATGACACCTATTACCGCTGGGACAACCACCGCCGCGGCTACCTGGTGGTGGCCAACCCGGGGTTCTTCTAA
- a CDS encoding Crp/Fnr family transcriptional regulator, with translation MKHEDIKQTLLDSHWFQGLPDDVIEQMIAGAKLKSFTDGQYLYSKGDEPDGLYAILQGAVVAEINSKEGKCAVMGILEKGSWVGEVSVFDDGPRPSDAVARGSAQLLFVPKEKFQALLEEQPRLYRHFIRQVCKRYRSGLRMLEASLIRSLPERLALRLMDLATGYAEYRIGDQEVSLSVSQEELALLAGTTRQRINQELKKWEKAGWVSLGYGTITIHDCNALESLLSTS, from the coding sequence GTGAAACACGAAGACATAAAGCAAACCCTGCTGGATAGCCACTGGTTCCAGGGGTTACCCGATGATGTGATCGAGCAGATGATTGCCGGCGCAAAACTGAAGAGCTTTACCGATGGCCAGTACCTCTACAGCAAAGGTGATGAGCCCGATGGCCTCTACGCAATTTTACAGGGGGCGGTAGTGGCGGAAATCAACAGCAAGGAGGGCAAGTGTGCGGTGATGGGCATCCTGGAGAAAGGCAGCTGGGTGGGTGAAGTCTCCGTATTTGACGATGGTCCCAGGCCCAGTGACGCCGTGGCCAGAGGCAGCGCTCAGCTGCTGTTTGTTCCAAAAGAGAAGTTTCAGGCGCTGCTGGAAGAACAGCCGCGGCTTTATCGCCACTTTATTCGTCAGGTGTGCAAACGCTATCGCAGCGGACTGCGAATGCTTGAGGCCAGCCTGATTCGTTCGCTGCCGGAGCGGCTGGCCTTGCGGCTAATGGATTTGGCCACCGGCTATGCCGAGTACCGTATTGGTGACCAGGAAGTTAGCCTGAGCGTATCGCAGGAGGAGCTGGCATTGCTGGCCGGGACCACGCGACAGCGGATCAATCAGGAACTGAAAAAGTGGGAGAAAGCCGGTTGGGTCAGCCTGGGGTACGGCACCATAACCATCCATGACTGTAACGCACTGGAAAGTTTACTTTCGACGAGCTGA
- the panD gene encoding aspartate 1-decarboxylase gives MQIEMLKGKLHMAAVTQAELWYDGSCAIDEDLVELAGLREFEKIDIYNVSNGERFHTYVILAERGSGIISMNGAAARRVQVGDRIIIAAYAQMSETEADTFKPRLVYLDERNRVERSTNAIPVQMAEA, from the coding sequence ATGCAAATTGAGATGCTGAAGGGCAAGCTGCATATGGCGGCGGTGACTCAGGCGGAGCTGTGGTATGACGGTTCCTGCGCGATTGATGAAGACCTGGTGGAGCTGGCCGGGCTGCGCGAGTTTGAGAAGATCGATATTTACAACGTCTCCAACGGCGAGCGCTTCCACACCTATGTGATTCTGGCGGAGCGCGGCTCTGGCATCATTTCCATGAATGGCGCTGCGGCGCGCCGGGTTCAGGTTGGCGACCGCATTATCATTGCTGCTTATGCGCAAATGTCCGAAACCGAGGCCGATACATTCAAGCCCAGGCTGGTCTACCTGGACGAGCGCAACCGCGTAGAGCGCAGCACCAACGCGATTCCGGTGCAGATGGCCGAGGCCTGA
- a CDS encoding DUF6515 family protein yields the protein MKKAVKILLFSAGLVTLLSFAFAAPADARGYHGHGHGHGYGHRHGYWGPRYRGPRIGFGIGVTVPVLPGGFVNLAVGGNPYYYGAGRFYRPGPGGYVVVAAPLGASVLTLPGSAVQVQIGGFTYYQYGGAYYQWQPPINRYVVVPPPAGVTTTTTTVTTTTGPAPGGAMFNPGQVVETLPTGYTAEVINGVQYYRYGGHYFMPTQRDGREVYVVVQV from the coding sequence ATGAAAAAAGCGGTAAAAATTCTATTGTTCAGCGCAGGCCTGGTGACGCTTCTGTCGTTCGCCTTTGCCGCACCTGCCGATGCACGGGGCTACCATGGTCACGGCCACGGTCACGGATATGGACACCGGCACGGCTACTGGGGACCGCGCTACCGCGGCCCGCGCATCGGCTTTGGTATTGGCGTGACGGTACCGGTATTGCCCGGCGGCTTCGTCAACCTGGCGGTAGGTGGCAACCCCTATTACTACGGCGCTGGCCGCTTCTATCGCCCGGGGCCCGGTGGCTATGTCGTGGTCGCAGCGCCGCTGGGTGCGTCGGTGCTGACCCTGCCCGGCAGCGCGGTGCAGGTACAAATTGGCGGCTTTACCTACTACCAGTACGGTGGCGCCTATTACCAGTGGCAACCGCCGATCAATCGCTATGTGGTGGTTCCGCCGCCGGCTGGCGTGACAACCACGACCACCACCGTCACCACCACAACTGGCCCGGCACCCGGCGGCGCCATGTTCAACCCGGGACAGGTGGTTGAGACATTGCCCACTGGCTACACCGCGGAAGTCATCAACGGCGTGCAGTACTACCGCTATGGCGGCCACTACTTCATGCCCACCCAACGGGATGGCCGCGAGGTCTACGTCGTCGTTCAGGTGTGA